The proteins below come from a single Terriglobia bacterium genomic window:
- a CDS encoding amino acid adenylation domain-containing protein, with product MTPIEILSHLRGLDIRIRVEDEKLRVNAPKGALTPQLRAELERHKAELVAYLRSVEAAGLSQIQPLRPIPRQTHHLLSFAQQRLWLLDQMEPDSPVYNISGGTSLAGPLKIDALEQALNEIIRRHEVLRTTFGESDEQPVQNIAPSMVLKLPVVDLTSLTAEQCELEIQRIAVEEAQKPFNLSVGPLLSTVLLRLADDRHVLLYTMHHIVSDAWSIGIFMRELATLYGAYSTGHPTPLSDLPVQYADFAHWQRGWLQGEVLELQLAYWKKQLAGVPAVLELPTDRPRPPVQTFVGAVATMDLPKALSEQLRSLARSEGVTLFMLLLAAFQTLLHRYSHQEDVVVGSPIANRNRVEIEPLIGFFVNTLVLRTDLSGNPTFRELLSRVREVALGAYAHQDLPFEKLVEELRPERSLSHSPLFQVAFSLENAPGSPFEPAGLTLTPLDFEWKTSKFDLTLFMHESSAGLRGILEYNTDLFDGSTMGRMLSHFHNLLENLVADPGQRISQPPLLSDAERQRVVVEWNQTASEYPRDKCIHELVEAQVERTPDAVAVVYGESALTYRELNSKANQLAHHLRGLGVGPEVAVVLFMERSVEMVISLLAILKAGGAYVPLDTTYPPERIKVMLEDAKAIALITDRAVTPELLSHPIHVLRLDKGWETIGQEPVENPVNQTHGESLAYVIYTSGSTGKPKGTCIPHCAINRLLSNTNYIELQPSDRVAQASNASFDAATFEIWGALLSGARLVGIPRDVILSPQAFAKALRDQNISVMFLTTALFNQMAREAPGAFAHLRYLLFGGEAVDPRWAREVLHTHPPQRLLHVYGPTETTTFATWHPVDGVEPDAVTIPIGRPISNTEAYILDSNLQPVPIGLSGELHLGGDGLAQGYLNRPDLTAEKFIPHPFNPVSGARLYKTGDLCRFLEDGSIEFLGRIDTQVKIRGFRVELEEIESVLDQHPGVQECVVVMREDTPGDKRLVAYLVPRNQGKPVVSELRALLKQKLPDYMVPGTFVILDSLPLNPNGKVDRRALPVPDASRPDLEEKYAAPRHPVEEVLVGILGEVLGLERVGIHDNFFELGGHSLMATRAVGRIRDAFEFELPLRRLFEAPTAAELADVLLQDPSVRGKIEKRAQVLLRLAGLSAEETQTMLKEKTSVTGKGDIQ from the coding sequence ATGACTCCTATCGAGATTCTGTCCCACTTGCGCGGGCTGGATATCCGGATCCGGGTGGAGGATGAAAAACTCCGCGTCAACGCGCCCAAGGGGGCCCTGACGCCTCAACTACGCGCAGAATTGGAGAGGCACAAGGCTGAGCTCGTGGCTTATTTGCGATCGGTCGAAGCCGCTGGGCTGTCTCAGATCCAGCCATTACGGCCGATCCCCAGGCAGACCCACCACCTGCTTTCCTTTGCACAACAGCGCCTTTGGCTCCTTGACCAAATGGAGCCCGACAGTCCTGTCTACAACATTTCCGGCGGGACGAGCCTCGCAGGTCCGCTCAAGATAGACGCGCTTGAGCAGGCCCTCAACGAGATCATTCGACGTCACGAGGTTTTACGTACTACCTTTGGTGAATCGGACGAACAGCCTGTCCAGAACATCGCCCCCTCAATGGTGTTGAAACTCCCTGTTGTGGACTTGACTTCTCTCACAGCGGAGCAGTGTGAACTTGAGATCCAACGAATTGCCGTCGAGGAGGCCCAAAAGCCATTCAATCTATCGGTCGGCCCTCTTCTAAGCACCGTGTTGTTAAGATTGGCCGATGACCGCCACGTACTCCTGTACACGATGCATCACATTGTTTCCGACGCCTGGTCGATTGGCATTTTTATGAGGGAACTGGCAACTTTGTACGGAGCCTATTCTACCGGACACCCGACACCCCTCAGCGATCTGCCGGTCCAGTACGCTGATTTTGCCCACTGGCAGCGGGGATGGCTGCAAGGAGAAGTGCTGGAACTGCAGTTGGCGTATTGGAAAAAGCAGTTGGCGGGGGTTCCCGCGGTTCTGGAACTGCCCACGGACCGGCCTCGTCCACCTGTTCAGACTTTCGTTGGCGCGGTGGCCACGATGGACCTCCCAAAGGCATTGTCTGAGCAGCTTCGCAGCCTGGCGCGCAGCGAAGGCGTCACGCTGTTCATGCTCCTGCTGGCGGCCTTTCAGACGTTGCTCCACCGATACAGCCACCAGGAAGATGTGGTGGTAGGCTCTCCCATCGCCAATCGCAACCGGGTGGAGATCGAGCCGCTGATCGGCTTCTTCGTCAACACGCTCGTGCTGCGCACGGATTTGTCCGGCAATCCAACGTTCCGTGAACTGCTGTCACGAGTGCGCGAGGTCGCCCTCGGAGCTTACGCCCACCAGGATCTGCCATTTGAAAAACTCGTCGAAGAACTTCGACCTGAACGCAGCTTGAGTCATTCGCCGTTGTTTCAAGTCGCCTTCTCCTTGGAGAATGCCCCAGGCTCCCCGTTTGAACCGGCTGGACTGACACTCACCCCGCTGGATTTTGAATGGAAAACCTCCAAGTTTGATCTCACTCTATTCATGCACGAGAGCTCCGCGGGACTGCGAGGCATCCTGGAATACAACACCGATCTGTTCGATGGATCGACGATGGGGCGGATGCTGTCGCATTTCCACAACCTGCTCGAGAACTTGGTGGCCGACCCCGGACAGCGCATTTCGCAGCCGCCACTGCTAAGCGACGCCGAGCGGCAGAGGGTAGTGGTGGAATGGAATCAGACTGCTTCGGAATATCCGCGGGACAAGTGTATCCACGAGTTGGTTGAAGCCCAGGTGGAGCGCACGCCCGATGCGGTGGCGGTCGTCTACGGAGAGAGTGCCTTAACCTACCGGGAGCTTAACTCAAAGGCCAACCAGCTGGCTCACCACCTGCGCGGCTTAGGGGTCGGGCCGGAGGTGGCCGTCGTCCTTTTCATGGAGCGGTCCGTGGAAATGGTTATCAGCCTCCTGGCAATTCTCAAAGCGGGGGGCGCTTATGTTCCACTCGACACCACCTATCCCCCAGAACGCATCAAGGTCATGCTGGAAGATGCAAAAGCCATAGCCCTGATTACCGACCGGGCGGTGACTCCGGAATTGCTCTCTCATCCTATCCACGTCCTGCGCCTGGACAAGGGCTGGGAAACTATCGGCCAAGAGCCCGTCGAGAATCCCGTCAATCAGACCCACGGGGAGAGCCTGGCTTATGTGATTTACACTTCGGGGTCGACAGGAAAGCCCAAAGGGACGTGCATCCCTCACTGCGCCATCAACCGGCTTCTCTCGAACACCAACTATATTGAACTTCAGCCTTCCGACCGTGTGGCGCAGGCGTCCAATGCTTCCTTCGACGCCGCCACTTTTGAAATCTGGGGGGCGCTGCTGAGTGGAGCCCGGTTAGTCGGCATCCCGAGGGACGTGATCCTGTCACCTCAGGCCTTCGCGAAGGCGCTCCGCGATCAGAATATCAGCGTCATGTTCCTGACTACGGCCTTGTTCAACCAGATGGCCCGCGAGGCCCCGGGGGCGTTCGCCCATCTTCGCTATCTGCTGTTTGGGGGTGAGGCTGTGGATCCCCGGTGGGCACGCGAAGTTTTGCACACCCATCCACCCCAGCGGCTCTTGCATGTTTATGGACCCACGGAAACCACCACGTTTGCCACATGGCATCCTGTAGACGGTGTGGAGCCGGACGCAGTGACCATTCCCATTGGCCGGCCCATCTCCAACACGGAGGCCTACATCCTGGATTCAAACCTCCAGCCTGTGCCGATCGGGCTGAGCGGGGAACTGCATCTGGGTGGGGATGGCCTGGCACAGGGCTACCTGAACCGTCCCGATCTCACGGCAGAAAAATTCATTCCTCATCCGTTCAACCCGGTGTCCGGCGCTCGCCTCTACAAGACCGGGGACCTGTGCCGATTCCTGGAGGACGGCAGCATCGAGTTCCTGGGGCGCATCGACACTCAAGTCAAGATCCGCGGGTTCCGGGTGGAGCTGGAAGAAATCGAATCCGTGCTGGACCAACATCCCGGCGTGCAGGAGTGTGTGGTGGTGATGCGGGAAGATACTCCCGGAGACAAGCGGCTGGTCGCCTACCTGGTCCCCCGGAACCAGGGGAAACCGGTGGTCAGCGAACTTCGCGCCCTCCTGAAACAAAAACTGCCCGACTATATGGTGCCGGGCACATTTGTCATTCTCGATTCACTCCCGCTCAATCCCAACGGCAAGGTGGACCGACGCGCCTTGCCGGTACCGGACGCATCGCGACCGGACCTGGAAGAGAAGTACGCAGCCCCGCGCCATCCCGTCGAGGAGGTACTGGTGGGCATCCTGGGCGAAGTATTGGGGCTTGAGCGAGTCGGCATCCATGATAATTTTTTTGAGCTGGGAGGGCACTCCCTGATGGCGACCCGGGCCGTCGGTCGAATTCGTGACGCCTTTGAATTCGAACTGCCTCTGCGCCGGCTGTTTGAGGCCCCCACCGCCGCTGAACTGGCGGATGTCCTACTGCAGGATCCATCGGTTCGTGGGAAGATTGAAAAGAGAGCCCAGGTCCTGCTGAGGCTGGCGGGACTCTCTGCGGAGGAAACTCAAACGATGCTCAAAGAGAAGACCTCGGTCACGGGCAAGGGTGATATTCAATGA
- a CDS encoding amino acid adenylation domain-containing protein, with protein sequence MSGPPKRSFEFSEEKLALLKALAREEGLEDSLAGRIPLRGKAGPARLSSAQERLWFLEQLEPGSAVYNVSMRLRLVGPLQVESLTRSLNSIVQRHDVLRTHFESKDGEPMQVVEAACDVRLPVVDLEGLEAGQREAEFQRLALEEAQKPFDLGCAPLWRVTLVRLGKAEHVLLLTQHHIVSDGWSLGVFFHELEANYEAFCANRPSPLAALSLQYADYAEWQRQWLQGEVLEEQLGYWKRQLEGAPAVLELSTDRARPAVQSFRGTVRGRLLSPALLQGLKELSQRQNATLFMTLLAAFETLLSRYCGQSDIVVGSPIANRHRVEIEPLIGFFVNTLVLRTDLSGDPSFEQLLGRVREVALGAYAHQDLPFEKLVEELRPERVLSHNPLVQVMFALQNAPPPPLQLGDLKMHLEAGSSETAKFDLTLFLLEQENGLQTDIEYNTDLFDEATIEGWLTHWETLLEGIVAHPEYRLSQLPLLSGDERQQVLVEWNRTVSDYPRDKCVQQLFESQVEQTPDAVAVVSGEQQWTYRELNRRANQLAHYLKKLGVGAEVPVAMCLERSLDMVASVLAILKAGGAYVPLDSDYPRERLEFMLKDTGSPVLLTQSVLLEKLPSEQALVVCIDTDRPLIARESSENPSCATGPRSLAYIIYTSGSTGRPKGVMVEHRSVVRLVKETNYAHFGPNEVFLQLATISFDASTFELWGALLNGARLALMPERTISLEELGQAIRQFGVTTLWLTAGLFHLMVERRLEDLKPLRQLLAGGDVLSPPHVRKVLQGLEDCALINGYGPTENTTFTCCHVMRPGDPIADTVPIGRPISNTQVYLLDPHFQPVPIGVPGELCIGGDGLARGYLNQPELTAEKFVPNPFSSEPGARLYRTGDLVRYRRNGTIEFLGRGDLQVKIRGFRIELGEIETVLRQHDGVADAVVVAREEKAGGKRLIAYIVAKGRTQPGFDELRQFLKAKLPDYMVPSLFVPLEAFPLTPNGKVDRRALPEPEGPNLVAGQEFIAPRNPAEEMLAGLWAEVLDLERVGIHDNFFDLGGHSLLATRVISRIRELMQVELPLQRLFEFPTIAGLVECIEAARRGGPVPSTLPLQPVPRDQNLPLSFAQQRLWFLEQLEPGSAGYNIPMAVQLNGPLKVQPLERSLNSVAQRHEVLRTRFETRDGEPVQAVEAACEVTLPVVDLSGLEARQRRTEFQRLALEESQKPFNLQRAPLWRAKLVRLGEAEHVLLLTQHHIVSDGWSIDVLSHELGVLYEAFCSNKPSPLPALSLQYADFAVWQRQWLQGEVLESQLVYWKRQLAGAPALLELPTDRPRPPVQTFVGAVATLDLPKALSEQLRNLARSEGVTLFMLLLAAFQTLLHRYSRQEDVVVGSPIANRTRMEIEPLIGFFVNTLALRTDLSGNPTFRELLARVRAVALGAYSHQDLPFEKLVEEIRPERSLSYSPLFQVAFALENAPASPLELAGLTLTPLQVEWKNSKFDLTVFMHESPEGLRGGAEYNTDLFDTTTIERMLSHFRTLLEGIVADPAQPIAALPLLTGTERRQLLVEWNQTASEYPGNRCAHELFEAQVERTPESLAVKFGEQQLNYRALNRRANQLARHLKQCGVGPNVLVGICTERSPEMVVGILGILKAGGAYVPLDPAYPKERLAFMLEETRTPVLLTQQRLCSLIPPLGMKILCLDTDWSSIAHESEENLESGVTAEHLAYVIYTSGSTGRPKGVMIQHSGLVNLVSWHQREYAVTPDDCATLLASPAFDASVWELWPYLTAGASIHIADEETRLTAPKLVQWLTDEKITLTFLPTPLAEVVLQIPWPSNSPLRALLTGGDQLRQRPDRSLPFGLFNHYGPTENTVVTTWGRVEPGQKTDSPPPIGRPIANTRVYLLDANLNPVPVGVPGEMYVGGEGLSCGYLNRPDLTKEMFLPDPFSAHPSSRLYKTGDLARHLPDGNIEFLGRVDQQVKIRGFRIELGEIETVLRQHERIAEAVVIAREDKAGEKRLVGYVVSKGTEAPGFGELRTLLKSKLPDYMIPSSFMLLETLPLTPNGKVDRRALPAPESAQLDTGQHYIAPRTPLEKALAEIWAEALGLEKVGIQDNFFNLGGHSLLSMKVVYEVEKKTGLHINPRQMIFETVEQIAAACEAMKNQAKEVQTEGPSKTLLGALKGVFSRRG encoded by the coding sequence ATGAGTGGTCCTCCAAAGCGCAGCTTTGAGTTCTCGGAAGAGAAACTCGCGCTGCTCAAAGCACTGGCCCGGGAAGAAGGCCTGGAAGACTCGCTGGCCGGGAGGATCCCTCTGAGAGGGAAGGCCGGTCCGGCCCGATTATCTTCTGCGCAGGAGCGTCTCTGGTTTTTGGAGCAACTGGAACCGGGCAGTGCTGTTTACAACGTGTCGATGAGGTTACGGCTGGTGGGTCCGCTGCAGGTGGAGTCCCTGACGCGGAGTCTGAATTCCATTGTGCAACGTCACGACGTTCTGCGGACGCACTTCGAGTCGAAGGATGGCGAGCCGATGCAAGTCGTCGAGGCAGCGTGCGACGTGAGGCTGCCGGTCGTGGATTTGGAAGGGCTGGAGGCGGGGCAGCGGGAGGCCGAGTTTCAACGGCTGGCCCTGGAGGAGGCGCAGAAACCTTTTGATCTCGGCTGCGCTCCACTGTGGCGGGTGACGCTGGTCCGCCTGGGCAAGGCCGAGCATGTCCTGCTGCTGACCCAGCATCACATTGTGTCGGACGGTTGGTCGCTGGGTGTGTTCTTTCACGAGTTGGAAGCGAACTACGAGGCCTTCTGCGCCAACAGGCCTTCGCCACTGGCCGCTCTCTCGCTCCAGTATGCCGATTATGCGGAATGGCAGCGGCAGTGGTTGCAAGGCGAAGTCCTGGAGGAACAACTCGGCTATTGGAAGCGCCAGTTGGAGGGGGCTCCTGCCGTCTTGGAACTGTCTACGGACCGGGCCCGCCCGGCGGTGCAGAGTTTTCGAGGCACGGTGCGGGGACGGTTGTTGAGCCCCGCATTGTTGCAGGGGCTGAAGGAGTTGAGCCAGCGGCAGAATGCGACCCTGTTCATGACCCTGCTGGCGGCCTTCGAGACCTTGTTGTCCCGCTACTGCGGACAAAGCGACATCGTGGTGGGCTCTCCGATCGCCAACCGTCACCGCGTGGAGATCGAGCCCCTGATCGGGTTCTTCGTCAACACCCTGGTGTTGCGGACGGATCTCTCGGGGGATCCCAGTTTTGAGCAGCTGTTAGGGCGGGTGCGGGAGGTGGCGCTGGGGGCATATGCCCACCAGGACTTGCCGTTCGAAAAGTTGGTGGAGGAGTTGAGGCCGGAGCGCGTCCTCAGCCACAACCCGCTGGTCCAGGTGATGTTCGCGCTCCAGAATGCCCCTCCACCCCCCCTGCAATTGGGCGATCTGAAGATGCACCTCGAAGCGGGCAGCAGTGAAACGGCGAAGTTTGACCTGACCCTGTTTCTTCTCGAGCAGGAAAATGGACTGCAAACCGACATCGAGTACAACACCGACCTGTTTGACGAAGCCACCATCGAGGGATGGCTCACCCACTGGGAGACGCTGCTGGAAGGAATCGTGGCCCATCCGGAATACCGGCTCTCGCAATTGCCCCTGCTGAGCGGGGACGAGCGGCAGCAAGTGCTGGTCGAATGGAACCGGACCGTCTCCGATTATCCCCGCGACAAATGTGTGCAGCAGTTGTTTGAATCGCAGGTGGAGCAAACCCCCGATGCAGTGGCGGTGGTGTCCGGAGAGCAGCAGTGGACTTACCGGGAACTGAATCGCCGCGCCAATCAACTGGCCCATTATCTGAAGAAACTGGGCGTGGGCGCCGAGGTACCAGTCGCCATGTGCCTGGAGCGGTCTTTGGACATGGTGGCGTCCGTGCTGGCCATTCTGAAGGCAGGCGGGGCTTATGTGCCGTTGGACTCCGACTATCCTCGAGAGCGTCTGGAATTCATGCTGAAAGACACGGGCTCCCCCGTGCTGTTGACCCAGAGTGTGCTGTTGGAAAAGCTTCCCTCGGAGCAGGCCCTCGTCGTCTGCATCGACACCGACCGTCCGCTCATCGCCCGGGAGAGCAGCGAGAATCCGTCCTGTGCAACCGGGCCCCGGAGTCTTGCCTACATCATCTACACTTCCGGTTCCACGGGCCGCCCCAAGGGCGTGATGGTGGAGCATCGGTCCGTGGTCCGCCTGGTCAAAGAGACCAACTACGCCCACTTCGGACCGAACGAAGTCTTTCTGCAGCTGGCGACTATTTCATTCGATGCCTCCACCTTCGAGCTGTGGGGAGCACTCCTGAATGGAGCCCGGCTTGCATTGATGCCGGAGCGGACCATATCACTTGAGGAATTGGGGCAGGCGATCAGGCAATTCGGGGTCACTACCTTGTGGCTCACCGCCGGACTCTTTCACCTCATGGTGGAGAGGCGGCTGGAGGATTTGAAGCCGCTCCGTCAACTCCTGGCAGGTGGAGACGTCCTGTCGCCCCCTCATGTCCGAAAGGTTCTTCAAGGGCTGGAGGACTGCGCCCTCATTAACGGATACGGGCCCACTGAGAACACCACCTTTACTTGTTGTCACGTGATGCGGCCTGGCGATCCTATCGCCGACACCGTGCCGATCGGGCGACCCATTTCAAACACCCAGGTGTATCTGCTCGATCCTCACTTTCAACCCGTGCCCATCGGAGTTCCCGGCGAGCTCTGTATTGGCGGCGATGGGTTGGCCCGCGGTTATCTCAACCAGCCGGAGTTGACCGCCGAGAAGTTTGTTCCCAATCCCTTCAGCAGCGAGCCCGGCGCCCGCCTCTACAGAACGGGAGACCTCGTCCGCTATCGGAGAAACGGCACCATTGAATTTCTGGGCCGGGGCGATCTGCAGGTGAAGATTCGGGGCTTTCGCATTGAACTGGGCGAGATCGAGACGGTGCTGCGGCAGCACGACGGGGTCGCCGACGCGGTGGTGGTGGCGCGAGAAGAGAAAGCGGGCGGCAAGCGCCTCATCGCCTACATCGTGGCAAAGGGAAGAACGCAGCCGGGCTTCGACGAGTTGCGCCAATTCTTGAAGGCGAAACTGCCCGACTATATGGTGCCCTCCCTGTTTGTGCCGTTGGAGGCTTTTCCACTGACGCCCAACGGCAAGGTGGATCGCCGCGCCCTTCCCGAACCCGAAGGTCCGAACCTGGTCGCAGGACAGGAATTCATCGCTCCCCGCAATCCTGCGGAGGAAATGCTGGCCGGGCTCTGGGCCGAAGTGCTTGACCTTGAGCGCGTGGGCATTCACGACAACTTCTTTGATCTCGGCGGCCATTCTCTCCTGGCGACGCGCGTCATTTCGCGAATTCGTGAGCTCATGCAGGTTGAACTGCCTCTGCAGCGCCTGTTTGAATTTCCTACGATCGCAGGGCTGGTAGAGTGCATCGAAGCGGCACGCCGGGGCGGCCCGGTCCCATCCACCCTCCCGCTTCAGCCGGTTCCCCGCGATCAAAATCTACCCCTTTCGTTCGCGCAGCAACGGTTGTGGTTCCTGGAACAGTTGGAGCCGGGCAGTGCAGGTTACAACATTCCCATGGCAGTGCAACTGAATGGCCCGTTGAAAGTGCAACCGTTGGAACGGAGTCTGAATTCTGTCGCGCAACGGCACGAGGTCTTGCGGACACGTTTTGAGACGCGGGATGGTGAGCCCGTCCAAGCCGTGGAGGCCGCGTGTGAGGTGACGCTTCCCGTGGTGGATCTGAGCGGACTGGAAGCAAGACAGCGGAGGACAGAGTTCCAGAGGCTGGCCCTGGAAGAGTCGCAGAAACCATTTAATCTGCAGCGTGCCCCCCTGTGGCGCGCCAAGCTGGTCCGTTTGGGCGAGGCAGAGCATGTCCTGCTCCTGACCCAGCACCACATTGTGTCCGACGGCTGGTCGATCGATGTGCTCTCCCATGAGTTGGGGGTGCTCTACGAGGCCTTCTGCTCTAATAAGCCTTCTCCACTGCCTGCCCTCTCGCTCCAGTATGCTGATTTTGCCGTGTGGCAGCGGCAATGGTTGCAGGGGGAAGTGTTGGAGTCACAGTTGGTGTACTGGAAGCGGCAGTTGGCGGGGGCTCCCGCTCTTCTGGAGTTGCCGACGGATCGGCCTCGTCCGCCCGTTCAGACCTTTGTTGGCGCGGTGGCCACGCTGGACCTTCCCAAGGCATTGTCTGAACAGCTTCGGAACCTGGCGCGCAGCGAAGGCGTGACGCTGTTCATGCTCCTGCTGGCGGCCTTCCAGACCCTGCTCCACCGCTACAGCCGCCAGGAAGATGTGGTGGTGGGCTCTCCCATTGCCAATCGCACCCGGATGGAGATCGAGCCGCTGATCGGCTTCTTCGTCAACACCCTGGCGTTGCGGACCGATCTGTCCGGCAACCCGACCTTCCGCGAACTCCTGGCACGGGTGCGCGCGGTCGCCCTGGGGGCCTACTCCCATCAGGATCTGCCTTTTGAAAAACTCGTCGAAGAGATTCGGCCTGAACGCAGCTTGAGTTACTCTCCCCTGTTCCAAGTCGCCTTTGCCTTGGAGAACGCTCCTGCTTCGCCGCTCGAGTTGGCCGGACTGACGCTCACCCCGCTGCAGGTCGAGTGGAAGAACTCCAAGTTTGATCTCACGGTGTTCATGCATGAGAGCCCCGAGGGGCTGCGAGGCGGAGCGGAATACAACACCGATCTCTTCGACACCACCACGATCGAGCGAATGCTGTCGCACTTCCGCACTCTCCTGGAGGGGATAGTGGCCGATCCAGCTCAGCCGATTGCCGCCTTACCCTTGCTGACCGGGACTGAACGCCGGCAGTTGCTCGTGGAGTGGAATCAGACCGCTTCTGAGTATCCGGGAAATCGCTGTGCTCATGAGCTGTTCGAAGCCCAGGTGGAGCGGACACCGGAGTCATTGGCGGTGAAGTTTGGAGAACAACAGTTGAATTATCGGGCGCTGAACCGGCGCGCCAACCAACTGGCCCGTCATTTGAAACAATGCGGGGTGGGCCCGAATGTGTTGGTTGGGATCTGCACGGAGCGCTCCCCGGAGATGGTCGTAGGCATTCTGGGCATCCTCAAAGCAGGCGGAGCGTATGTTCCCCTGGACCCGGCTTATCCGAAAGAGCGGCTGGCGTTCATGCTGGAGGAAACGCGGACCCCGGTGCTGTTGACGCAGCAGCGATTGTGCTCGCTGATCCCGCCGCTCGGGATGAAGATCCTCTGCCTGGACACGGACTGGAGCTCCATCGCTCACGAGAGTGAAGAGAATCTCGAAAGCGGGGTGACGGCGGAGCACCTGGCTTATGTCATCTATACTTCCGGATCCACGGGTCGTCCCAAGGGGGTCATGATTCAACACTCCGGGTTGGTCAACCTGGTGAGCTGGCATCAGCGAGAATACGCGGTCACCCCGGATGATTGCGCCACCCTGCTGGCGAGCCCCGCTTTCGACGCCTCGGTGTGGGAGTTGTGGCCGTATCTCACGGCGGGCGCGAGCATTCATATCGCCGACGAAGAAACCCGCCTGACAGCGCCCAAGCTCGTCCAATGGTTGACGGATGAAAAGATCACCCTCACTTTTTTGCCGACCCCCCTGGCCGAAGTTGTGCTTCAGATTCCGTGGCCCTCGAATTCACCCCTGCGCGCGCTGTTGACCGGCGGGGATCAACTCCGGCAACGGCCTGACCGGTCGCTTCCCTTCGGTTTGTTCAATCATTATGGTCCGACCGAGAACACGGTCGTGACCACCTGGGGTCGAGTGGAACCAGGACAGAAGACCGACTCTCCTCCTCCGATAGGCCGGCCGATCGCCAACACCCGGGTTTATCTGCTCGACGCGAACTTGAATCCGGTCCCCGTGGGGGTGCCGGGAGAGATGTATGTCGGCGGGGAGGGCCTGTCCTGCGGGTATTTGAACCGGCCGGACTTGACCAAGGAGATGTTTTTGCCCGATCCCTTCAGCGCTCATCCATCTTCCCGCCTCTATAAGACCGGCGATCTGGCGCGGCATCTCCCCGACGGCAACATTGAATTTCTCGGCCGCGTCGATCAGCAAGTGAAGATTCGAGGGTTTCGCATTGAGCTGGGGGAGATCGAGACGGTGTTGCGGCAGCACGAGCGGATTGCGGAAGCCGTGGTGATCGCGCGCGAGGATAAGGCGGGGGAAAAACGCCTGGTCGGTTATGTCGTTTCCAAGGGGACGGAGGCGCCGGGTTTCGGGGAATTGAGAACCCTCTTGAAATCGAAACTGCCGGACTACATGATCCCTTCCAGCTTCATGCTGCTGGAGACCCTGCCGCTGACTCCCAATGGCAAGGTGGACCGCCGCGCCCTGCCGGCGCCCGAGAGTGCGCAATTGGACACCGGTCAACACTACATCGCCCCACGCACGCCGCTGGAAAAGGCCCTGGCAGAGATCTGGGCAGAGGCCTTGGGGCTGGAAAAGGTCGGAATCCAGGATAACTTCTTTAACCTCGGCGGCCATTCTCTGTTGTCCATGAAGGTAGTCTACGAGGTGGAAAAGAAGACCGGTCTGCACATCAACCCCCGCCAAATGATCTTCGAAACCGTGGAACAGATTGCCGCCGCTTGCGAAGCCATGAAAAACCAGGCAAAGGAAGTCCAGACGGAAGGACCCAGCAAGACGCTGCTGGGAGCGCTTAAGGGGGTCTTCTCCCGTCGCGGTTAG
- a CDS encoding alpha/beta hydrolase — protein MHPFYFGPQDMPLFGIYHPPLTRADRETGVVLCNTFGSEYIYSHRALRQLAVRLSRVGFHVLRFDYYGTGDSGGESDEVDLEQWKKDITIAISELKERAGLSKVSLIGLRLGAALGLLVSRERNDVESVLLWEPVIEGKGYIKELMNQHQGWLKEQLFSELKGPAPKKGVIEIVGFPLTDRMKQSIESIDLLSQDRCPVQHVLIVRSSREKDDQSLLSRLGGLGVSTVYKEIVASSQWLEREGLGQVVVPTEALEAMGQWMAEIHP, from the coding sequence ATGCATCCTTTTTACTTTGGTCCACAGGACATGCCGCTCTTCGGCATCTACCATCCTCCGCTGACCCGAGCGGACCGCGAGACGGGCGTTGTTCTTTGCAACACCTTTGGGAGTGAGTACATCTATTCCCATCGTGCGCTCCGGCAGTTGGCCGTCCGACTGTCCCGGGTCGGATTCCATGTCCTCCGTTTTGATTATTATGGTACTGGAGATTCAGGCGGTGAAAGTGATGAGGTGGATCTGGAGCAATGGAAAAAAGACATCACAATCGCCATCAGTGAACTCAAGGAAAGGGCGGGGCTCTCTAAGGTTTCTCTGATCGGCCTGCGGTTAGGCGCCGCCTTGGGGCTGCTTGTAAGCCGGGAGCGGAACGATGTGGAGAGCGTGCTCCTCTGGGAACCCGTCATTGAAGGGAAAGGATACATCAAAGAATTAATGAACCAGCACCAGGGCTGGCTGAAGGAACAGCTGTTTTCTGAATTGAAAGGTCCCGCCCCGAAGAAAGGGGTCATTGAGATTGTCGGTTTCCCTCTGACGGACCGAATGAAGCAGAGCATCGAATCCATTGACTTGTTATCGCAGGACAGGTGTCCGGTTCAACATGTCTTGATTGTTCGGAGTTCGAGAGAAAAAGATGATCAATCGTTGCTCAGCAGATTAGGGGGGTTGGGCGTTTCGACCGTCTATAAGGAGATCGTCGCGTCGAGCCAGTGGCTTGAACGAGAAGGTCTGGGCCAGGTCGTGGTTCCGACCGAAGCGTTGGAAGCCATGGGCCAGTGGATGGCGGAGATCCACCCATGA